One genomic region from Bubalus bubalis isolate 160015118507 breed Murrah chromosome 24, NDDB_SH_1, whole genome shotgun sequence encodes:
- the TMEM120A gene encoding ion channel TACAN isoform X2 codes for MHPPPPGPLGDCLRDWEELQQDFHGIQETHRLYRLKLEELTKLQNSCTSSITRQKKRLQELALILRKSKPSLPSEAEEAAQELENQIKERQGLFFDMEAYLPKKNGLYLSLVLGNVNVTLLSKQAKFAYKDEYEKFKLYLTIILILISFTCRFLLNSRVTDAAFNFLLVWYYCTLTIRESILINNGSRIKGWWVFHHYVSTFLSGVMLTWPDGLMYQKFRNQFLSFSMYQSFVQFLQYYYQSGCLYRLRALGERHTMDLTVEGFQSWMWRGLTFLLPFLFFGHFWQLFNALTLFNLARDPECKEWQKFHNQLHGSKKE; via the exons GAGACCCACCGGCTGTACCGCCTGAAGCTGGAGGAGCTGACCAAGCTGCAGAACAGCTGTACTAGCTCCATCACTCGGCAGAAGAAGAGGCTCCAGGAGCTGGCCCTTATCCTGAGGAA ATCCAAACCCTCCCTCCCGTCAGAGGCCGAGGAAGCCGCGCAGGAGTTGGAAAACCAGATCAAGGAGCGACAGGGCCTCTTTTTCGATATGGAGGCCTACTTGCCCAAGAAGAATGG GTTGTATCTGAGCCTGGTTCTGGGCAACGTCAACGTGACACTCCTGAGCAAGCAGGCTAA GTTTGCCTACAAAGACGAGTACGAGAAGTTCAAGCTCTACCTCACCATCATCCTCATTCTCATCTCCTTCACCTGCCGCTTCCTCCTCAACTCCAG GGTGACAGACGCTGCCTTCAACTTCCTGCTGGTCTGGTATTACTGCACCCTGACCATCCGCGAGAGCATCCTCATCAACAACGGCTCCCG GATCAAAGGCTGGTGGGTCTTCCATCACTACGTGTCCACGTTCCTGTCGGGAGTCATGCTGACATG GCCCGACGGCCTCATGTACCAGAAGTTCCGGAACCAGTTTCTGTCCTTCTCCATGTACCAGA GTTTCGTGCAGTTCCTCCAGTATTACTACCAGAGCGGCTGTCTGTACCGCCTGCGCGCCCTGGGCGAGCGGCACACCATGGACCTCACTGTGG AGGGCTTCCAGTCCTGGATGTGGCGAGGCCTCACCTTCCTGCTGCCCTTCCTCTTCTTCGGACAC ttCTGGCAGCTTTTTAACGCGCTGACGTTGTTCAACCTGGCCCGGGACCCCGAGTGCAAGGAGTGGCAG AAATTCCACAACCAGCTGCACGGGAGCAAGAAAGAATGA
- the TMEM120A gene encoding ion channel TACAN isoform X1, producing the protein MHPPPPGPLGDCLRDWEELQQDFHGIQETHRLYRLKLEELTKLQNSCTSSITRQKKRLQELALILRKSKPSLPSEAEEAAQELENQIKERQGLFFDMEAYLPKKNGLYLSLVLGNVNVTLLSKQAKFAYKDEYEKFKLYLTIILILISFTCRFLLNSRVTDAAFNFLLVWYYCTLTIRESILINNGSRIKGWWVFHHYVSTFLSGVMLTWPDGLMYQKFRNQFLSFSMYQSFVQFLQYYYQSGCLYRLRALGERHTMDLTVEGFQSWMWRGLTFLLPFLFFGHFWQLFNALTLFNLARDPECKEWQVLMCGFPFLLLFLGNFFTTLRVVHQKFHNQLHGSKKE; encoded by the exons GAGACCCACCGGCTGTACCGCCTGAAGCTGGAGGAGCTGACCAAGCTGCAGAACAGCTGTACTAGCTCCATCACTCGGCAGAAGAAGAGGCTCCAGGAGCTGGCCCTTATCCTGAGGAA ATCCAAACCCTCCCTCCCGTCAGAGGCCGAGGAAGCCGCGCAGGAGTTGGAAAACCAGATCAAGGAGCGACAGGGCCTCTTTTTCGATATGGAGGCCTACTTGCCCAAGAAGAATGG GTTGTATCTGAGCCTGGTTCTGGGCAACGTCAACGTGACACTCCTGAGCAAGCAGGCTAA GTTTGCCTACAAAGACGAGTACGAGAAGTTCAAGCTCTACCTCACCATCATCCTCATTCTCATCTCCTTCACCTGCCGCTTCCTCCTCAACTCCAG GGTGACAGACGCTGCCTTCAACTTCCTGCTGGTCTGGTATTACTGCACCCTGACCATCCGCGAGAGCATCCTCATCAACAACGGCTCCCG GATCAAAGGCTGGTGGGTCTTCCATCACTACGTGTCCACGTTCCTGTCGGGAGTCATGCTGACATG GCCCGACGGCCTCATGTACCAGAAGTTCCGGAACCAGTTTCTGTCCTTCTCCATGTACCAGA GTTTCGTGCAGTTCCTCCAGTATTACTACCAGAGCGGCTGTCTGTACCGCCTGCGCGCCCTGGGCGAGCGGCACACCATGGACCTCACTGTGG AGGGCTTCCAGTCCTGGATGTGGCGAGGCCTCACCTTCCTGCTGCCCTTCCTCTTCTTCGGACAC ttCTGGCAGCTTTTTAACGCGCTGACGTTGTTCAACCTGGCCCGGGACCCCGAGTGCAAGGAGTGGCAG GTGCTCATGTGCggcttccccttcctcctcctcttccttggcAATTTCTTCACCACCCTGCGGGTCGTGCACCAGAAATTCCACAACCAGCTGCACGGGAGCAAGAAAGAATGA
- the LOC102403559 gene encoding NADPH--cytochrome P450 reductase isoform X3 — protein sequence MNMADSNMDAGTTTSEMVAEEVSLFSTTDMILFSLIVGVMTYWFLFRKKKEEVPEFTKIQTTTSSVKDRSFVEKMKKTGRNIIVFYGSQTGTAEEFANRLSKDAHRYGMRGMAADPEEYDLADLSSLPEIEKALAVFCMATYGEGDPTDNAQDFYDWLQETDVDLSGVKYAVFALGNKTYEHFNAMGKYVDKRLEQLGAQRIFDLGLGDDDGNLEEDFITWREQFWPAVCEHFGVEATGEESSIRQYELMVHTDMDMAKVYTGEMGRLKSYENQKPPFDAKNPFLAVVTTNRKLNQGTERHLMHLELDISDSKIRYESGDHVAVYPANDSALVNQLGEILGADLDVIMSLNNLDEESNKKHPFPCPTSYRTALTYYLDITNPPRTNVLYELAQYASEPAEHEQLRKMASSSGEGKELYLRWVLEARRHILAILQDYPSLRPPIDHLCELLPRLQARYYSIASSSKVHPNSVHICAVAVEYETKTGRINKGVATSWLRAKEPAGENGGRALVPMYVRKSQFRLPFKATTPVIMVGPGTGVAPFIGFIQERAWLRQQGKEVGETLLYYGCRRSDEDYLYREELAGFHKDGALTQLNVAFSREQPQKVYVQHLLKKDKEHLWKLIHEGGAHIYVCGDARNMARDVQNTFYDIVAEQGAMEHAQAVDYVKKLMTKGRYSLDVWS from the exons gacCTCCTCTGTCAAAGACAGAAGCTTCGTGGAGAAGATGAAGAAGACG GGCAGGAACATCATCGTGTTCTACGGCTCCCAGACGGGGACTGCTGAGGAGTTTGCCAACCGCCTGTCCAAGGACGCCCACCGCTATGGGATGCGGGGCATGGCAGCTGACCCCGAGGAGTATGACCTG GCCGACCTGAGCAGCCTACCAGAGATTGAGAAAGCCCTGGCCGTATTCTGCATGGCCACCTACGGCGAGGGAGACCCCACCGACAATGCCCAGGACTTCTACGACTGGCTCCAGGAGACGGACGTGGACCTCTCTGGGGTCAAGTACGCG GTGTTTGCCCTTGGGAACAAGACATACGAGCATTTCAACGCCATGGGCAAGTACGTGGACAAGCGGCTGGAACAGCTCGGGGCCCAGCGAATCTTTGATCTGGGGCTGGGCGACGATGACGGGAA CCTGGAGGAGGACTTCATCACGTGGCGAGAGCAGTTCTGGCCGGCCGTGTGCGAGCACTTCGGGGTGGAAGCCACCGGAGAGGAGTCCAG CATTCGCCAGTACGAACTCATGGTTCACACAGACATGGACATGGCCAAGGTGTACACGGGCGAGATGGGCCGCCTGAAGAGCTATGAGAACCAGAAACC CCCCTTCGACGCCAAGAACCCGTTCCTGGCTGTAGTCACCACCAACCGGAAGCTGAACCAGGGAACCGAGCGACACCTCATGCACCTGGAATTAGACATCTCAGACTCCAAAATCAG GTATGAGTCTGGGGACCATGTGGCTGTTTATCCGGCTAATGACTCTGCCCTGGTGAACCAGCTTGGCGAGATCCTGGGTGCTGACCTGGACGTCATCATGTCCCTGAACAACCTTGATG AGGAGTCCAACAAGAAgcaccccttcccctgccccacctcctaCCGCACGGCCCTCACCTACTACCTGGACATCACCAACCCGCCACGCACCAACGTGCTCTACGAGCTGGCACAGTACGCCTCGGAGCCCGCCGAGCACGAGCAGCTGCGCAAGATGGCCTCCTCGTCGGGCGAGGGCAAG GAGCTATACCTGAGGTGGGTGCTGGAGGCTCGGCGGCACATCCTGGCCATCCTGCAGGACTACCCGTCCCTGCGGCCCCCCATCGACCACCTGTGCGAGCTGCTGCCTCGTCTCCAGGCCCGCTACTACTCCATCGCCTCGTCCTCCAAG GTCCACCCCAACTCCGTGCACATCTGTGCCGTGGCCGTGGAGTACGAAACCAAGACGGGCCGCATCAACAAGGGCGTGGCCACCAGCTGGTTGCGGGCCAAGGAGCCAGCCGGGGAGAACGGCGGCCGGGCCCTGGTGCCCATGTACGTGCGCAAGTCCCAGTTCCGCTTGCCCTTCAAGGCCACCACACCCGTCATCATGGTGGGCCCCGGCACCGGGGTTGCCCCCTTCATAGGCTTCATCCAGGAGCGGGCGTGGCTGAGGCAGCAGG GCAAGGAGGTGGGCGAGACGCTGCTCTACTACGGGTGCCGGCGCTCTGACGAGGACTACCTGTACCGCGAGGAGCTGGCCGGCTTCCACAAGGACGGCGCCCTCACCCAGCTCAACGTGGCCTTCTCTCGGGAGCAGCCCCAGAAG gtctaCGTGCAGCACTTACTCAAGAAGGACAAGGAGCACCTGTGGAAACTCATCCACGAGGGGGGCGCCCACATCTACGTGTGTGG GGACGCTCGGAACATGGCGAGGGATGTGCAGAACACCTTCTACGACATCGTGGCCGAGCAGGGGGCCATGGAGCACGCCCAGGCTGTGGACTACGTCAAGAAACTGATGACCAAGGGCCGCTACTCCCTGGACGTGTGGAGCTAG
- the LOC102403559 gene encoding NADPH--cytochrome P450 reductase isoform X2: MIERFLMNMADSNMDAGTTTSEMVAEEVSLFSTTDMILFSLIVGVMTYWFLFRKKKEEVPEFTKIQTTTSSVKDRSFVEKMKKTGRNIIVFYGSQTGTAEEFANRLSKDAHRYGMRGMAADPEEYDLADLSSLPEIEKALAVFCMATYGEGDPTDNAQDFYDWLQETDVDLSGVKYAVFALGNKTYEHFNAMGKYVDKRLEQLGAQRIFDLGLGDDDGNLEEDFITWREQFWPAVCEHFGVEATGEESSIRQYELMVHTDMDMAKVYTGEMGRLKSYENQKPPFDAKNPFLAVVTTNRKLNQGTERHLMHLELDISDSKIRYESGDHVAVYPANDSALVNQLGEILGADLDVIMSLNNLDEESNKKHPFPCPTSYRTALTYYLDITNPPRTNVLYELAQYASEPAEHEQLRKMASSSGEGKELYLRWVLEARRHILAILQDYPSLRPPIDHLCELLPRLQARYYSIASSSKVHPNSVHICAVAVEYETKTGRINKGVATSWLRAKEPAGENGGRALVPMYVRKSQFRLPFKATTPVIMVGPGTGVAPFIGFIQERAWLRQQGKEVGETLLYYGCRRSDEDYLYREELAGFHKDGALTQLNVAFSREQPQKVYVQHLLKKDKEHLWKLIHEGGAHIYVCGDARNMARDVQNTFYDIVAEQGAMEHAQAVDYVKKLMTKGRYSLDVWS; the protein is encoded by the exons gacCTCCTCTGTCAAAGACAGAAGCTTCGTGGAGAAGATGAAGAAGACG GGCAGGAACATCATCGTGTTCTACGGCTCCCAGACGGGGACTGCTGAGGAGTTTGCCAACCGCCTGTCCAAGGACGCCCACCGCTATGGGATGCGGGGCATGGCAGCTGACCCCGAGGAGTATGACCTG GCCGACCTGAGCAGCCTACCAGAGATTGAGAAAGCCCTGGCCGTATTCTGCATGGCCACCTACGGCGAGGGAGACCCCACCGACAATGCCCAGGACTTCTACGACTGGCTCCAGGAGACGGACGTGGACCTCTCTGGGGTCAAGTACGCG GTGTTTGCCCTTGGGAACAAGACATACGAGCATTTCAACGCCATGGGCAAGTACGTGGACAAGCGGCTGGAACAGCTCGGGGCCCAGCGAATCTTTGATCTGGGGCTGGGCGACGATGACGGGAA CCTGGAGGAGGACTTCATCACGTGGCGAGAGCAGTTCTGGCCGGCCGTGTGCGAGCACTTCGGGGTGGAAGCCACCGGAGAGGAGTCCAG CATTCGCCAGTACGAACTCATGGTTCACACAGACATGGACATGGCCAAGGTGTACACGGGCGAGATGGGCCGCCTGAAGAGCTATGAGAACCAGAAACC CCCCTTCGACGCCAAGAACCCGTTCCTGGCTGTAGTCACCACCAACCGGAAGCTGAACCAGGGAACCGAGCGACACCTCATGCACCTGGAATTAGACATCTCAGACTCCAAAATCAG GTATGAGTCTGGGGACCATGTGGCTGTTTATCCGGCTAATGACTCTGCCCTGGTGAACCAGCTTGGCGAGATCCTGGGTGCTGACCTGGACGTCATCATGTCCCTGAACAACCTTGATG AGGAGTCCAACAAGAAgcaccccttcccctgccccacctcctaCCGCACGGCCCTCACCTACTACCTGGACATCACCAACCCGCCACGCACCAACGTGCTCTACGAGCTGGCACAGTACGCCTCGGAGCCCGCCGAGCACGAGCAGCTGCGCAAGATGGCCTCCTCGTCGGGCGAGGGCAAG GAGCTATACCTGAGGTGGGTGCTGGAGGCTCGGCGGCACATCCTGGCCATCCTGCAGGACTACCCGTCCCTGCGGCCCCCCATCGACCACCTGTGCGAGCTGCTGCCTCGTCTCCAGGCCCGCTACTACTCCATCGCCTCGTCCTCCAAG GTCCACCCCAACTCCGTGCACATCTGTGCCGTGGCCGTGGAGTACGAAACCAAGACGGGCCGCATCAACAAGGGCGTGGCCACCAGCTGGTTGCGGGCCAAGGAGCCAGCCGGGGAGAACGGCGGCCGGGCCCTGGTGCCCATGTACGTGCGCAAGTCCCAGTTCCGCTTGCCCTTCAAGGCCACCACACCCGTCATCATGGTGGGCCCCGGCACCGGGGTTGCCCCCTTCATAGGCTTCATCCAGGAGCGGGCGTGGCTGAGGCAGCAGG GCAAGGAGGTGGGCGAGACGCTGCTCTACTACGGGTGCCGGCGCTCTGACGAGGACTACCTGTACCGCGAGGAGCTGGCCGGCTTCCACAAGGACGGCGCCCTCACCCAGCTCAACGTGGCCTTCTCTCGGGAGCAGCCCCAGAAG gtctaCGTGCAGCACTTACTCAAGAAGGACAAGGAGCACCTGTGGAAACTCATCCACGAGGGGGGCGCCCACATCTACGTGTGTGG GGACGCTCGGAACATGGCGAGGGATGTGCAGAACACCTTCTACGACATCGTGGCCGAGCAGGGGGCCATGGAGCACGCCCAGGCTGTGGACTACGTCAAGAAACTGATGACCAAGGGCCGCTACTCCCTGGACGTGTGGAGCTAG
- the LOC102403559 gene encoding NADPH--cytochrome P450 reductase isoform X4 produces MGCTYSAHQDEPILRTSSVKDRSFVEKMKKTGRNIIVFYGSQTGTAEEFANRLSKDAHRYGMRGMAADPEEYDLADLSSLPEIEKALAVFCMATYGEGDPTDNAQDFYDWLQETDVDLSGVKYAVFALGNKTYEHFNAMGKYVDKRLEQLGAQRIFDLGLGDDDGNLEEDFITWREQFWPAVCEHFGVEATGEESSIRQYELMVHTDMDMAKVYTGEMGRLKSYENQKPPFDAKNPFLAVVTTNRKLNQGTERHLMHLELDISDSKIRYESGDHVAVYPANDSALVNQLGEILGADLDVIMSLNNLDEESNKKHPFPCPTSYRTALTYYLDITNPPRTNVLYELAQYASEPAEHEQLRKMASSSGEGKELYLRWVLEARRHILAILQDYPSLRPPIDHLCELLPRLQARYYSIASSSKVHPNSVHICAVAVEYETKTGRINKGVATSWLRAKEPAGENGGRALVPMYVRKSQFRLPFKATTPVIMVGPGTGVAPFIGFIQERAWLRQQGKEVGETLLYYGCRRSDEDYLYREELAGFHKDGALTQLNVAFSREQPQKVYVQHLLKKDKEHLWKLIHEGGAHIYVCGDARNMARDVQNTFYDIVAEQGAMEHAQAVDYVKKLMTKGRYSLDVWS; encoded by the exons ATGGGGTGCACCTACTCAGCTCATCAGGACGAGCCCATCCTGAG gacCTCCTCTGTCAAAGACAGAAGCTTCGTGGAGAAGATGAAGAAGACG GGCAGGAACATCATCGTGTTCTACGGCTCCCAGACGGGGACTGCTGAGGAGTTTGCCAACCGCCTGTCCAAGGACGCCCACCGCTATGGGATGCGGGGCATGGCAGCTGACCCCGAGGAGTATGACCTG GCCGACCTGAGCAGCCTACCAGAGATTGAGAAAGCCCTGGCCGTATTCTGCATGGCCACCTACGGCGAGGGAGACCCCACCGACAATGCCCAGGACTTCTACGACTGGCTCCAGGAGACGGACGTGGACCTCTCTGGGGTCAAGTACGCG GTGTTTGCCCTTGGGAACAAGACATACGAGCATTTCAACGCCATGGGCAAGTACGTGGACAAGCGGCTGGAACAGCTCGGGGCCCAGCGAATCTTTGATCTGGGGCTGGGCGACGATGACGGGAA CCTGGAGGAGGACTTCATCACGTGGCGAGAGCAGTTCTGGCCGGCCGTGTGCGAGCACTTCGGGGTGGAAGCCACCGGAGAGGAGTCCAG CATTCGCCAGTACGAACTCATGGTTCACACAGACATGGACATGGCCAAGGTGTACACGGGCGAGATGGGCCGCCTGAAGAGCTATGAGAACCAGAAACC CCCCTTCGACGCCAAGAACCCGTTCCTGGCTGTAGTCACCACCAACCGGAAGCTGAACCAGGGAACCGAGCGACACCTCATGCACCTGGAATTAGACATCTCAGACTCCAAAATCAG GTATGAGTCTGGGGACCATGTGGCTGTTTATCCGGCTAATGACTCTGCCCTGGTGAACCAGCTTGGCGAGATCCTGGGTGCTGACCTGGACGTCATCATGTCCCTGAACAACCTTGATG AGGAGTCCAACAAGAAgcaccccttcccctgccccacctcctaCCGCACGGCCCTCACCTACTACCTGGACATCACCAACCCGCCACGCACCAACGTGCTCTACGAGCTGGCACAGTACGCCTCGGAGCCCGCCGAGCACGAGCAGCTGCGCAAGATGGCCTCCTCGTCGGGCGAGGGCAAG GAGCTATACCTGAGGTGGGTGCTGGAGGCTCGGCGGCACATCCTGGCCATCCTGCAGGACTACCCGTCCCTGCGGCCCCCCATCGACCACCTGTGCGAGCTGCTGCCTCGTCTCCAGGCCCGCTACTACTCCATCGCCTCGTCCTCCAAG GTCCACCCCAACTCCGTGCACATCTGTGCCGTGGCCGTGGAGTACGAAACCAAGACGGGCCGCATCAACAAGGGCGTGGCCACCAGCTGGTTGCGGGCCAAGGAGCCAGCCGGGGAGAACGGCGGCCGGGCCCTGGTGCCCATGTACGTGCGCAAGTCCCAGTTCCGCTTGCCCTTCAAGGCCACCACACCCGTCATCATGGTGGGCCCCGGCACCGGGGTTGCCCCCTTCATAGGCTTCATCCAGGAGCGGGCGTGGCTGAGGCAGCAGG GCAAGGAGGTGGGCGAGACGCTGCTCTACTACGGGTGCCGGCGCTCTGACGAGGACTACCTGTACCGCGAGGAGCTGGCCGGCTTCCACAAGGACGGCGCCCTCACCCAGCTCAACGTGGCCTTCTCTCGGGAGCAGCCCCAGAAG gtctaCGTGCAGCACTTACTCAAGAAGGACAAGGAGCACCTGTGGAAACTCATCCACGAGGGGGGCGCCCACATCTACGTGTGTGG GGACGCTCGGAACATGGCGAGGGATGTGCAGAACACCTTCTACGACATCGTGGCCGAGCAGGGGGCCATGGAGCACGCCCAGGCTGTGGACTACGTCAAGAAACTGATGACCAAGGGCCGCTACTCCCTGGACGTGTGGAGCTAG